One stretch of Pomacea canaliculata isolate SZHN2017 linkage group LG1, ASM307304v1, whole genome shotgun sequence DNA includes these proteins:
- the LOC112556836 gene encoding uncharacterized protein LOC112556836 isoform X2 → MRVLEPGLHLSHSHSTHVSFSVTLAGLLAEYVRAYCRTLHGKRDWREGVMKELERERMLRVDTEQRLHEMRVESDSCRARLQALQDEFRKMEEMVQEMLQYKTKIDQLKQEKTNLTVTYENNLQKCRNHISRLERENMMLLNQVKKMESQLHGKGDERDKSRLLLERLKMVEAENSSLVLENEQQRQQYEKCLDQIANQVVQALLAQKTLREECMKLQQRVQDLELQNQQLNHMFQQRVRFPSDSALQHLSCSNSTYVCQTAAGSGEVTSAQFLQGSAASLQSMCSETQMFDDSPGQPQMSTPPPWLRDRLELLPLDDDVSLSSSSSGSPSSPTTPATFQDRPTISMSAILVPGMTTKIETEFPATNSSPKVKRINVFERGTRSLERRRGGFAPLSYAAGPGRGNSGSVRLQRKTRLHQVSSDAQTGIPHLQNGVQLVTGGKQAKPKADVPESATVSPRLFCQGVEGLTKLATPGASSSADHAVGGQPNVAADSTSKLLNFSSLIIDKVKLRRKNSAASGDDAVHAAYCTPMRNSLPPSVPFHSQYYYDYSDEDSDSRPVSRICSSASTVSLSELLDTSGEAELPLDEDFFSDWSSVYLSPQHKLSNRPSNIHSLSVQEPSPCSQENGLQKTLEAQGEITVSESSSEKKKCTESKAAPIADCEPSSYRKPEAPRSACKTSLGTSEGPRVKDCRDLNTIAAARVDIVNCMAGNSKSSSNAFDSGQGISEAMSSTHDTLVKQTESPSEKGAASKNVKAEKAEVNTVSVFKSVTEVQLPTKQTGVLLNGSTLNLKAGLRDCSPSNTSQHFVENASPQVTEARDGCVKARDKNVESNCSIRNDIPFCRDLVTSVISCDALGTTTKLKSQPLTGEEKSRVCRPDHLILAPADKHFNFHGFTSSSSCSSEENSSLIFLPTKHIRGTSPPGVCGAKESSEASPLYNPDSAKANKIPPPVPQKPSRISPDAATKSVPQVVLPKGSLAAGDPGGSVCGSETVGKFPASTTLTVGFMTCPQMQIQHLSSDDHDSVQDFVNLLVKDMKERVARHTEWSTISSSTSSTTTTVSSAGTLAYCKSLDSSFESLRAERSGSKDDGYSTMSSDIHPNAMDRYAFPDSSGGKPSVEGTSSGKKVSEREQSHMQEGASISMRDKSFETSDQDSAMETSTHSMDTRTSSQSLSSQVSSSSGDNALSPVSKVTRMARFFEEEAGKTCRSNQQRPGSCALSSPLSPTLSSVGTPDSSLCLSPSSSQSPCSVVQPSIPCTMAMRSSLHSFVPQSGESGLSYAGVHSPLSVPFHSPASSGKVHLQRTQDELKCEPGPLQSGLPHPHTASSSDSSTPSDVLVACPLNDKQLQSSPDILQYQLHSVCDSVRLLPSPNLSLPMNSTSRRENVMSWPPCKQNTSLAGLSSNRSHTDNPSASAHWEPALLHVSEEKFLDDIPEESSDEWENLYVRTFQEQQQQQQQQQQQAHKSLHQHFSGTQQQPSSSKMLAGSTTFLTKAKSESNLWEKPQLGSLYDEMMSGSWDSSKVLERSASVSEVDCRSRILCAQERASLQHSADKIFLDETEINQRVAVLLGRTLGSAEDDLDSETETAQQIMDLKKTLMSKCLPSLPKWKPQETVEKLKKNSTPSPSSIQKMDGISAEDWLLKFTKEEIEKHTSGSLRLDVNMVGEGLGKYFGNRGENERSQTSGESDFCYNSQDSEPIVEGQGPVSAEDADSSECSARSPVEEQKQFNSQFYSLCLVESSRSLSSSVASFDHDHDREHEGDDQFQPPISHPSFLINEIKSKEFDDIARQIASLSRTVDELSRSLNSLNSAGSGGSNQDLRASSLNHNGSEAVSDAGATKQECIDGYHWVDDEFYLTSCGGEVIIGSATFLEEGLHGYCEDGAGEEGGLFHSNDDDDEDDNSDHVGHMDASDDFFTIRMPLNTVLSNNCQFQSKKGLTERELLLNRLTQFRYNSDGQLDQQDTGVDEACMGWRMENSVSHASLSGQERDYAGNSLIDKETRTNLLGSVLASGGESNDSLSSDIGLDHMMCQRLIGRKGKLDVVRIALQKPRPVLDFSKFFIHFGKPEQEAVAAFDFLEDISTSESGSENPSDPMSRRSCNANHVLSKETLLRQAAAAGHLSSACNAPRLFSGSDFTKFCVPKDNAGNMVPQHHPHNDTYQCQPQVHLGHHHHQQQQVERRRTLDTPKDGGATTSSTPPLRRRKMRQRRRRAELRLASNRGGDGLSPKSGAVKTRTGTKAIRSRRGERMHGEWPDLKQAEPAMSTLSLSSDSCCDGSSSSSSPSVTDLTKF, encoded by the exons GATGGAGGAGATGGTGCAGGAGATGCTACAGTACAAGACCAAGATCGATCAGCTGAAGCAGGAGAAAACCAACCTGACAGTAACATACGAG aataactTGCAGAAATGCCGGAATCATATCAGCAGgttagagagagaaaacatgATGCTGCTGAATCAGGTGAAAAAGATGGAATCTCAG CTTCATGGCAAGGGGGATGAGCGAGACAAGTCCCGGCTGCTGCTGGAGCGGCTGAAGATGGTGGAGGCAGAGAACTCAAGCTTGGTGCTGGAGAATGAGCAGCAGCGCCAACAGTACGAGAAGTGCCTGGACCAGATTGCCAACCAAGTGGTGCAAGCTTTGTTGGCACAGAAG ACATTGCGGGAGGAATGCATGAAACTGCAGCAGAGAGTACAAGATCTTGAGCTGCAGAACCAGCAGCTGAACCACATGTTCCAGCAACGTGTACGGTTTCCTTCCGATTCAGCCTTGCAG CACCTGTCTTGTAGCAACAGTACGTATGTGTGTCAGACAGCTGCAGGCTCAGGAGAGGTGACTAGTGCTCAGTTTCTGCAGGGCAGCGCAGCCTCATTGCAGAGCATGTGCAGTGAGACA CAGATGTTTGATGACAGCCCTGGCCAACCACAAATGAGCACCCCACCACCATGGCTGAGAGACAGGCTGGAATTGTTACCTCTAGACGATGATGTCAGCCTGTCAAGTTCTTCCAGTGGCAGTCCCTCCTCACCCACTACTCCTGCTACCTTCCAGGACCGGCCCACCATTTCAATGTCAGCCATTCTAGTTCCTGGCATGACCACAAAGATAGAGACAGAGTTTCCTGCGACCAATTCCAGCCCCAAAGTCAAACGAATTAACGTGTTTGAAAGGGGCACACGGTCGTTGGAGAGAAGGCGTGGTGGATTTGCTCCCTTGTCATATGCAGCTGGCCCTGGTAGAGGAAATTCAGGGTCAGTGAGACTTCAAAGAAAGACAAGGCTTCATCAGGTTTCTTCTGATGCACAGACTGGAATCCCACATCTACAGAATGGTGTACAGCTTGTGACAGGAGGAAAGCAGGCAAAGCCAAAAGCAGATGTTCCAGAATCTGCCACTGTCTCACCAAGATTATTTTGTCAAGGTGTAGAAGGTTTGACAAAGCTGGCAACACCTGGTGCATCCTCTTCAGCAGATCATGCTGTTGGTGGTCAGCCAAATGTTGCTGCAGATTCTACCAGCAAGCTTCTGAACTTCAGCTCTCTAATAATAGACAAGGTGAAACTCAGGCGCAAGAACTCTGCAGCAAGTGGTGACGATGCTGTGCATGCTGCATATTGCACCCCAATGCGCAATTCTCTTCCCCCTTCAGTGCCATTTCACAGCCAGTACTATTATGACTACAGTGATGAGGatagtgactcacgacctgtctCACGTATCTGCAGCAGTGCATCAACTGTCTCCCTTAGTGAACTGCTGGACACAAGTGGTGAAGCTGAACTCCCGTTAGATGAAGACTTCTTTTCTGATTGGTCCTCTGTATATCTCTCCCCACAGCATAAACTTTCCAACAGACCCAGCAACATCCATTCACTTTCAGTGCAAGAGCCAAGCCCTTGCAGTCAGGAAAATGGGCTTCAAAAGACACTGGAAGCCCAAGGAGAAATCACTGTCTCTGAATCATccagtgagaaaaaaaagtgtacggAGTCAAAAGCAGCCCCTATAGCTGACTGTGAGCCATCatcatacagaaaaccagaggCTCCTCGATCTGCATGCAAGACAAGTCTAGGGACCAGTGAAGGGCCCAGAGTGAAAGACTGTAGAGACTTGAATACTATAGCAGCAGCTAGGGTTGACATCGTAAACTGCATGGCAGGCAATTCCAAATCATCTTCGAATGCTTTTGATTCTGGACAAGGCATCTCTGAAGCTATGTCAAGCACTCATGATACCTTAGTCAAGCAGACTGAGTCACCTTCTGAGAAAGGTGCTGCTTCTAAAAATGTTAAAGCAGAGAAAGCAGAAGTGAACACTGTTTCCGTGTTTAAGTCAGTTACTGAAGTTCAGCTTCCCACAAAACAGACTGGCGTATTGCTTAATGGTTCCACGTTGAACCTAAAAGCAGGGTTGAGAGATTGTAGTCCAAGTAATACCTCACaacattttgtagaaaatgCATCACCTCAAGTCACCGAAGCTAGAGATGGCTGTGTTAAAGCCCGAGATAAAAATGTGGAGAGTAACTGTTCCATCAGAAATGACATACCTTTCTGTCGTGATCTAGTGACTTCAGTCATAAGTTGTGATGCTCTTGGCAccacaacaaaactgaaatcCCAACCCCTGACAGGGGAGGAGAAGAGCAGAGTCTGCCGACCTGATCATCTGATCCTTGCTCCTGCAGACAAGCATTTCAATTTTCATGGATTCACTTCTTCTAGTTCATGTAGCTCAGAGGAAAACTCGTCACTTATATTTTTGCCCACCAAGCATATCAGAGGAACCAGTCCTCCAGGGGTATGTGGAGCCAAGGAGAGTAGTGAAGCCAGCCCTCTATACAATCCAGACAGTGCCAAAGCAAATAAAATCCCCCCACCTGTGCCTCAGAAACCATCTCGCATCAGCCCAGATGCAGCTACAAAAAGTGTGCCTCAGGTGGTGTTACCTAAAGGCAGCCTTGCTGCTGGTGACCCTGGTGGTAGTGTATGTGGCAGTGAAACTGTGGGTAAGTTCCCTGCAAGCACAACTCTCACAGTAGGGTTTATGACTTGTCCACAAATGCAGATCCAACACCTCAGCAGTGATGACCACGACTCTGTGCAAGATTTTGTCAATCTGTTGGttaaagacatgaaagaaaggGTGGCTAGACACACAGAATGGTCCACCATTAGCAGCAGCACTTCCTCTACTACCACAACTGTCTCTAGTGCAGGCACATTGGCATACTGCAAGTCTTTGGACTCCAGCTTTGAAAGCTTGAGGGCAGAACGATCTGGAAGCAAAGACGATGGGTATTCAACCATGTCAAGCGACATTCACCCTAATGCTATGGACAGGTATGCCTTTCCTGACTCTTCAGGTGGCAAGCCATCTGTTGAAGGCACAAGCTCAGGGAAGAAGGTATCAGAGAGAGAGCAGAGCCACATGCAAGAGGGGGCCTCTATAAGTATGAGGGATAAATCTTTTGAAACAAGTGACCAGGACTCAGCCATGGAGACCTCCACCCACAGCATGGACACACGCACATCGAGTCAGAGCCTGTCTTCCCAG GTTTCCTCTTCTTCTGGAGATAATGCTTTGAGCCCTGTGTCAAAAGTGACTCGCATGGCTCGATTCTTTGAAGAGGAAGCTGGGAAAACTTGCCGCAGCAACCAGCAAAGGCCTGGATCATGTGCTTTATCTAGCCCTTTGTCACCTACCCTTTCCAGTGTGGGCACACCAGACAGCTCTCTGTGCTTGAGTCCTAGCAGCAGCCAGTCTCCATGCTCAGTTGTGCAACCCTCCATTCCTTGCACCATGGCTATGAGGTCCTCTCTGCACTCTTTTGTGCCACAGTCAGGCGAATCTGGTCTGTCTTATGCAGGTGTGCATTCCCCTCTGTCAGTGCCTTTTCACAGCCCTGCCAGTTCTGGGAAGGTCCATCTACAAAGAACCCAAGATGAACTGAAATGTGAGCCTGGGCCATTACAGTCTGGCCTGCCTCATCCCCATACAGCATCCAGCAGTGACTCTAGCACACCCTCGGATGTTCTTGTAGCCTGTCCACTTAATGACAAACAGTTGCAAAGCTCCCCTGACATACTTCAGTATCAGCTGCACAGCGTGTGTGACTCAGTCAGGCTGTTGCCATCACCTAATCTTAGCCTGCCCATGAACAGCACTTCCAGAAGGGAGAACGTTATGTCTTGGCCTCCATGTAAGCAGAATACATCTCTTGCTGGTTTATCATCAAATAGATCTCACACAGATAATCCCAGTGCCTCAGCACATTGGGAGCCTGCACTATTGCATGTTAGTGAAGAGAAGTTCCTAGATGACATCCCAGAGGAAAGCAGTGATGAGTGGGAAAATCTGTATGTGCGCACTTTTCAggagcagcaacagcaacaacaacaacaacaacaacaagcacaCAAAAGTCTGCACCAACACTTTTCTGGAACTCAGCAGCAGCCCAGCAGTAGCAAGATGTTGGCAGGTTCAACCACATTTTTGACAAAAGCAAAATCAGAAAGCAACCTGTGGGAGAAGCCACAGCTAGGATCATTGTATGATGAGATGATGTCTGGCAGCTGGGATAGCAGTAAAGTGCTGGAGCGGTCTGCCTCTGTATCAGag GTGGATTGTCGCAGTCGAATTCTGTGTGCTCAAGAACGGGCATCGCTGCAACACAGtgctgataaaatatttcttgatgaaACAGAAATCAACCAGCGAGTGGCAGTGCTCTTAGGAAGAACT CTGGGCTCAGCTGAAGATGATTTGGACAGTGAAACAGAGACTGCTCAGCAGATCATGGACTTAAAGAAAACACTCATGTCAAAATGCTTACCCAGTCTTCCAAAGTGGAAACCACAAGAGACAgttgaaaaattgaaaaag AACTCCACCCCTTCACCATCCTCTATCCAAAAGATGGATGGCATCAGTGCAGAAGATTGGCTGCTGAAGTTCACAAAGGAGGAAATTGAGAAACATACTTCTGGTTCCCTCAGGCTGGATGTGAATATGGTTGGCGAAGGCTTGGGGAAGTACTTTGGCAATAGaggagagaatgagaggagtCAGACTTCTGGAGAATCAGACTTTTGTTACAACAGTCAGGATTCAGAACCCATAGTGGAGGGCCAAGGGCCTGTAAGTGCGGAAGATGCAGATTCCAGCGAGTGTAGTGCTAGATCTCCAGTAGAAGAACAAAAGCAGTTCAACAGCCAGTTCTACAGTCTCTGCTTGGTGGAGTCCAGCAGAAGTCTGTCCTCAAGTGTTGCTAGTTTCGACCACGACCACGATCGTGAGCATGAGGGAGATGACCAGTTCCAGCCTCCCATTTCTCACCCTTCTTTTTTgatcaatgaaataaaatcaaaagagtTTGATGACATTGCACGACAAATTGCCAGTCTGTCTCGAACAGTGGATGAGCTCAGTCGCAGCTTGAACAGCCTTAACAGTGCAGGATCCGGAGGATCCAACCAGGACTTACGTGCCAGCTCTTTAAATCATAATGGCTCTGAAGCAGTCAGTGATGCAGGAGCAACAAAACAA GAATGCATAGACGGATATCACTGGGTGGATGACGAGTTTTACCTCACTTCCTGCGGAGGGGAGGTTATCATTGGCAGTGCCACTTTTCTGGAAGAGGGGCTTCATGGCTACTGTGAAGATGGAGCAGGTGAAGAGGGAGGTCTCTTCCActccaatgatgatgatgatgaagatgataatagTGATCATGTGGGACACATGGATGCCAGTGACGACTTCTTTACTATAAGAATGCCTCTGAACACTGTTCTGTCAAACAACTGCCAGTTTCAGTCTAAAAAAG GCCTTACAGAAAGAGAGCTGCTGCTGAACAGGCTGACACAGTTTCGATACAACAGTGACGGTCAGCTGGACCAGCAGGACACAGGGGTAGATGAGGCATGCATGGGCTGGCGCATGGAGAATTCTGTTTCACATGCCAGTCTTAGTGGTCAGGAGAGAGACTATGCAGGAAACAGCTTGATTGACAAAGAg ACGCGGACAAACTTACTGGGGTCTGTTCTGGCATCGGGAGGGGAGAGCAATGACAGTCTGTCAAGTGATATTGGTCTGGACCACATGATGTGCCAACGCCTCATTGGTCGCAAAG GCAAGTTGGATGTGGTACGAATTGCTTTGCAAAAGCCCCGTCCAGTGCTTGACTTCTCCAAATTTTTCATCCACTTTGGTAAGCCAGAGCAGGAGGCAGTGGCAGCATTCGATTTCCTTGAGGACATTTCGACTTCAGAATCTGGGTCAGAGAATCCCTCTGACCCCATGTCAAGGAGGTCATGTAATGCTAATCATGTGCTGAGCAAGGAAACTCTTCTGCGTCAAGCAGCTGCAGCAGGTCACCTGTCCTCAGCATGCAACGCTCCCAGGCTGTTCTCAGGGAGCGATTTTACTAAATTTTGTGTGCCAAAAGACAACGCAGGCAATATGGTGCCTCAGCACCATCCTCATAATGACACATACCAGTGCCAACCACAGGTCCACCTAGggcaccaccatcaccaacagcaacaggtggagaggaggaggacacTAGATACCCCAAAAGATGGAGGcgccaccaccagcagcacgcCACCATTACGCAGACGCAAAATGCGGCAGAGAAGACGGCGGGCTGAACTGCGGCTGGCATCCAACAGGGGAGGAGATGGGCTGTCACCAAAGTCAGGTGCAGTTAAAACCAGAACTGGCACAAAAGCCATACGAAGCCgaagaggagagagaatgcATGGAGAGTGGCCAGACCTTAAGCAGGCAGAGCCTGCTATGAGCACACTGTCCCTTAGCAGTGACTCTTGCTGTGATGGTAGTTCCTCCTCTTCCAGCCCCAGTGTAACAGACCTGACTAAATTCTGA